A region from the Triplophysa rosa linkage group LG4, Trosa_1v2, whole genome shotgun sequence genome encodes:
- the noctb gene encoding nocturnin gives MGSSTSSLYSALAKTISSPALSQPCGSGYNPNSDLDLHQDPVDPLELLRECKEVLRNRPARLHRTFVQTGHWDSRQMQIRVMQWNVLAQALGEGMDSFVKCPLDALNWPERKYLIQEEILTYKPDILCLQEVDHYFDMFQPILASLGYQSSFCPKPWSPCLDVENNNGPDGCALFFNHKRFQLINTTNLRLSAMMLKTNQVAIVATLRCQATGRAFCVAVTHLKARSGWEVLRSAQGSDLLLNLRNIAQSVGTEENANSDVPLIVCGDFNAEPTEDVYRNFATSSLGLDSAYKHLSTDGKTEPLYTTWKIRPSGESCHTLDYVWYSHRAFHVHAVLDFPTAEQIGPNRLPSYNYPSDHLSLVCDLSFKDLTPVY, from the exons ATGGGCAGCAGCACTAGTAGTTTGTATAGTGCGCTGGCGAAGACCATCAGCAGCCCTGCTCTCTCTCAGCCGTGTGGCTCTGGGTACAATCCAAATAGCGACCTGGATTTGCATCAGGACCCGGTGGACCCTTTGGAGCTGCTGCGAGAATGTAAAGAGGTTCTGAGAAACCGGCCAGCGCGACTGCATAGAACCTTCGTTCAGACCGGGCATTGGGACTCGAGGCAGATGCAGATCAGAGTTATGCAGTGGAATGTACTTGCACAAG CTCTCGGTGAAGGCATGGACAGTTTTGTGAAGTGCCCCCTGGATGCTCTGAACTGGCCTGAACGAAAGTATTTGATCCAGGAGGAGATCCTGACCTACAAACCTGACATCCTGTGTCTACAGGAAGTGGATCACTACTTTGACATGTTTCAGCCCATTCTGGCTAGTTTAGGCTACCAGAGCAGTTTCTGCCCCAAACCGTGGTCCCCGTGTCTGGATGTCGAGAACAACAATGGCCCTGATGGCTGTGCTCTGTTCTTCAACCACAAACGCTTCCAGTTGATAAACACGACGAACCTACGACTGTCTGCCATGATGCTTAAGACTAATCAGGTAGCGATCGTCGCTACGCTGCGTTGCCAAGCAACGGGACGGGCTTTCTGTGTCGCCGTAACGCATCTGAAGGCACGGAGCGGGTGGGAGGTCCTACGTAGCGCGCAAGGGTCGGATCTCCTGCTGAACCTGAGGAACATTGCACAGAGTGTGGGCACTGAAGAAAACGCAAACTCTGACGTTCCTCTGATAGTATGTGGTGATTTTAATGCAGAGCCAACAGAGGACGTCTACAGGAATTTTGCAACATCTAGTCTCGGATTGGACAGTGCATACAAGCATCTGAGCACGGACGGAAAAACAGAGCCACTTTACACAACGTGGAAGATCCGCCCAAGCGGGGAGAGCTGCCACACGCTGGATTACGTGTGGTATTCACACAGAGCGTTTCATGTTCACGCAGTTTTGGACTTTCCTACAGCAGAACAAATCGGACCAAACAGGCTGCCTTCTTATAACTACCCATCAGATCACCTCTCGCTCGTCTGTGACTTAAGCTTTAAGGATTTGACGCCTGTTTACTAA